The nucleotide window TGAGGTGCATCGGATTTCTCCTCTCTGTCATGGTTCTGTCGGGAAACAAAACCTTAACAAAGTTGGTTAAATCCGATGCTTTTTCTTTTTCATGCAATTACAGCCATTGATTGATTTTCAACTTTTTTACGAATGAACCATAATTTATGAATCATGCTTTACCATCGCAACTTCCGAACAAATTCTGATCACTTCTTCATGATTTTTCTTGGAAGAATAGGCCTGTGCCTTCCCGGCCGCTCGAAAAGACATCTCGTCTAAAGTTTTTGAGTCCAGATATACTGACATGACCGCGCTGAGTTCTTCTGCTTCCGGGGGATGCATAATCACATGGCCGTCAACTCCAGAATCAATTATTCCGGCAGCACCGTTATATTCCGTTGTTATGGCCGGGACCCCACATGCCATGGCCTCGATGGTAACCAAAGAACAAGTATCGTAATAGGTTGGCAAAACGAAAACATCGGCATTGGCAAAATAAACTTCCGGTGTTGTCGTCGGTCCAGGAAATATGACTATGTCGTCCAAGTTCATTTTTTTCACACGAGCCATAATCCGGTTGCCAGGCTTACGGCCGACCACAACTACTTTAAATCTGCCCTTATGCTTTCTTTGAAGAATGGCTGCCGCCGACAGCAAAACAAAAAGACCTTTCTTCCTGAGGGTATAGGAAAGAAAAAGGAAAAGGACCTCCCTCTCACCAACATCAAGCTCAGCTCTGAGCGGGCCTCGATATTTCCTCCTTACTACCGGATTAAATCTATCAAGATCTATCCCGTTGTAGACAAGATCAACTTCAGAGGAAGGCACCTTAAAGGCAGTGGCAAAATCATCAATAACCATCTGGGAGATAGCTATTATCCGAGGTCTAAGCGACAGCCTAAAAGGAGAGGACTCTATCCAATTTCGCATCTTGTCCTTCATAGAAAGCAAGATAAAAAACCTTTTTAACAATCGCAGTAATGGATTTTCGATTGAAAAGCATTTTCTGGCAGTTGAATAGCGGTGTACACCACCGTGGGTCTGATAGACGTTCATATATATTGTGTTACCAAAGCCCACAACCACATCTAAGCCTGTAGCCAGGACCATCTTTCGGTGCTTAAAAGCAAAAACGAGCATCTTTAACCAAGCAGGGAGATATTTAGGCACCACAATCCGGTGGAAGATCGCTTGTTCTGGGTAGCCATCCCATTCCTGAGCGAAAAGATGCACCTCCCAACCCTTTTTCACAAAAGACTCTGCCAGGGCCAAGGCGTACGATTCAGCCCCACCAGCGTATCTGCCAAATTTGTCTAGAGCAAAGGCTATTGAATGCACCATATTAAATTCTTGAATATTCTCCGACCATATCAAAATAATCCTTTTCAAATCCATGCTGTTTCCACAATATTGAAACAAAAGATATCATCAGAGTAAGATAATACACTTGTACATGGCTGAATACCGGTTCAAAAAAACCAATTATCAAAAAGGATATTAGGGAGCTTGCGATTCCAATGGCCCAGATTTGTCTTGCAATGTTCTCACCTCTACCAACCTCCCATAACATCCTGAAAAGACAAAAAAAGAACCACAGAAACAGGCCAAAGCCAACAAAACCGGTTCTAACAAGAACATCAGTAAACAAATTGTGGGGGTCACTTAGTATCTCGACATGATGGTATTTTACGCCATACACTCTCTCCATCCTCTGTAAATAGATACCAAGATCCAGACTCTTGCCAAATGTTTCCATACCGAAACCTATACCGATAAAAGGGTGATCCTTAACGACCTCCAATACAAGTAAAGCATGCGTAAGCCTCGGATCTTTAGTGAGGTCACCATTAAGAAAACGTCCCTTGAGGGGAGAAAATGATGCTATTACTGCCAGGATCACCAGCAGTATAACAATCTTCTTTTCCCGGCATAAAAAGGAAAAAAACAGACCAGATATTATCAGTGCGGCCCAGGAACTCCTTGACTGAGTCAGGATCAAAGCGGAAATCAACGGAATGTAGAGCAGCAGATACAAAAGCCGCAAGTACAATTTGTTTGTATCAACAAGATTGCAATAGATGAGGAAACAAGAAAAGATTATCGGGATGTTTATTAGATTTTGGGTCATTCCTTCCGAATTGCCATAAAACCTTACTCCAAAATCAAAATCGGTCACAAAATAGAACTTTATAAGAGCATAGCTCACAAACGAAACGAGGGAGATTGTAATCAGCCAGGATAGCAGCCTCATTTTTTTCTCATTCCAAAAAAAAGAAACTATCAATACGGCCAATATACTGTACCGGAACAGCAATGAATATATATCATGCCAGCTATTCGATTTATCCAGAGCAAAAAATAACCCGAAAACCGCCCATGCCGAGAAAAGAACGGTTGGAATAAATAATGGAGTTCTGAAAAAAAACATCCCTTTTCTGTTAGTCAGAAGTAACAGAATAAACAGGAGGAGAGGTATATAAAAACAAATTTCCCTTACAGTCGTCGTATGAGCAACAGGATTGAACAGAGTCAGTACAGAAAGAAAGAAAATTATTAGATTCCCTGCATGATCCTTAATCCACGCTTGATATAAACCCATGAGCCTTCTACCCGCTAGATAATATTCTGCGCATTCCTGATTTTCGTTGATCACGATAAGTTGGCAACCAGTTCACCCAACATCTTCGCAGCGCTGCTTCTGACTTCTTCAACCGTCAATTCGTCAAGGCACCGGCGTGTTCCACTGTTGCCACACCCCTTCTGCCGACAGGGAACACATTCCATATCTGTTTGGAGCACCATATGTAGAGGCCCGACGGGTGCCCAGGATACAGGAGAAGACGGCCCATATATGCTGACGGTTGAAGTCCCCACCGCTGCTGCTATATGGAGCCCAAACTGTCTACCCCGAAAAACAGGTCACACTTTTTAAGCAAAGCCGCATACATGGCGATTGATGTTTTCCCCGCCAAGTTATAACAGCCGACCACCCCGCAAGAATCCACAATCCCCTGTGCCCGATCATGTTCATGCTCCGCTCCGGTCACAATTGCTATTGCCATCTTTTCGTCAATCAGCCACCGGATCAAGGAGGAAATATTCTCACTCGCCCACTCCTTGT belongs to Pseudomonadota bacterium and includes:
- a CDS encoding glycosyltransferase family 4 protein, which translates into the protein MDLKRIILIWSENIQEFNMVHSIAFALDKFGRYAGGAESYALALAESFVKKGWEVHLFAQEWDGYPEQAIFHRIVVPKYLPAWLKMLVFAFKHRKMVLATGLDVVVGFGNTIYMNVYQTHGGVHRYSTARKCFSIENPLLRLLKRFFILLSMKDKMRNWIESSPFRLSLRPRIIAISQMVIDDFATAFKVPSSEVDLVYNGIDLDRFNPVVRRKYRGPLRAELDVGEREVLFLFLSYTLRKKGLFVLLSAAAILQRKHKGRFKVVVVGRKPGNRIMARVKKMNLDDIVIFPGPTTTPEVYFANADVFVLPTYYDTCSLVTIEAMACGVPAITTEYNGAAGIIDSGVDGHVIMHPPEAEELSAVMSVYLDSKTLDEMSFRAAGKAQAYSSKKNHEEVIRICSEVAMVKHDS
- a CDS encoding O-antigen ligase family protein yields the protein MINENQECAEYYLAGRRLMGLYQAWIKDHAGNLIIFFLSVLTLFNPVAHTTTVREICFYIPLLLFILLLLTNRKGMFFFRTPLFIPTVLFSAWAVFGLFFALDKSNSWHDIYSLLFRYSILAVLIVSFFWNEKKMRLLSWLITISLVSFVSYALIKFYFVTDFDFGVRFYGNSEGMTQNLINIPIIFSCFLIYCNLVDTNKLYLRLLYLLLYIPLISALILTQSRSSWAALIISGLFFSFLCREKKIVILLVILAVIASFSPLKGRFLNGDLTKDPRLTHALLVLEVVKDHPFIGIGFGMETFGKSLDLGIYLQRMERVYGVKYHHVEILSDPHNLFTDVLVRTGFVGFGLFLWFFFCLFRMLWEVGRGENIARQIWAIGIASSLISFLIIGFFEPVFSHVQVYYLTLMISFVSILWKQHGFEKDYFDMVGEYSRI